In Paracoccus methylovorus, a genomic segment contains:
- a CDS encoding type III pantothenate kinase: protein MLLCIDTGNTNTVFSVWDGEKFVGLWRISTDHRRTADEYFVWLSTLITLQKLELNIDACIISSTAPRVVFNLRVLCNRYFDTRPLVVGKPDCLLPVAPRVDFGTVVGPDRLVNTLGAFDRHGSDLIVVDFGTATTFDVVDTDGAYVGGVIAPGVNLSLEALHMGAASLPHVDVTMPAKVIGTNTVACIQSGIFWGYIGLVQGVVDKIREERERPMKVIATGGLAPLFDQGFDLFDAIEDDLTMHGLRLIHDYNKEMGNG from the coding sequence ATGCTGCTTTGCATCGACACCGGCAATACCAACACGGTCTTTTCGGTCTGGGATGGCGAGAAATTCGTCGGGTTATGGCGCATCTCGACCGATCATCGGCGCACGGCGGATGAATATTTCGTCTGGCTGTCCACGCTGATCACCTTGCAGAAGCTGGAGCTGAATATCGATGCCTGCATCATCAGCTCGACCGCGCCGCGGGTGGTGTTCAATCTGCGGGTGCTCTGCAACCGTTATTTCGATACCCGCCCACTGGTGGTGGGCAAGCCTGACTGCCTGCTGCCTGTGGCGCCACGCGTCGATTTCGGCACTGTGGTCGGTCCCGACAGGTTGGTGAACACGCTGGGCGCCTTTGACCGGCACGGGTCGGACCTGATCGTGGTGGATTTCGGCACGGCAACGACCTTCGATGTGGTGGACACCGACGGCGCCTATGTCGGCGGCGTCATCGCGCCGGGGGTGAACCTGTCGCTTGAGGCGCTGCACATGGGTGCCGCCAGCCTGCCGCATGTCGATGTGACGATGCCGGCCAAGGTGATTGGCACGAATACGGTTGCTTGTATCCAATCTGGCATCTTCTGGGGTTATATCGGTTTGGTGCAAGGCGTAGTGGATAAAATCCGCGAGGAACGCGAACGACCGATGAAGGTTATAGCTACGGGCGGGCTGGCACCGCTTTTCGACCAGGGATTTGATCTTTTCGATGCGATCGAGGACGATTTGACCATGCATGGCCTGCGCCTGATCCATGATTACAATAAGGAGATGGGCAATGGCTGA
- the nuoK gene encoding NADH-quinone oxidoreductase subunit NuoK yields MIGLTHYLVVGAILFVTGIFGIFVNRKNVIVILMSIELMLLAVNINFVAFSTHLGDLTGQVFTMFVLTVAAAEAAIGLAILVVFFRNRGTIAVEDVNVMKG; encoded by the coding sequence ATGATCGGATTGACTCATTATCTTGTTGTGGGGGCGATACTTTTCGTCACCGGCATTTTCGGGATCTTCGTGAACCGAAAGAACGTCATCGTCATTCTGATGTCGATCGAACTGATGCTCTTGGCGGTGAACATCAACTTTGTCGCTTTCTCGACCCATCTGGGCGATCTGACGGGGCAGGTCTTCACCATGTTCGTGCTGACCGTCGCTGCGGCCGAGGCCGCCATCGGCCTGGCGATCCTGGTGGTCTTCTTCCGCAACCGCGGCACCATCGCGGTGGAAGACGTCAACGTGATGAAGGGATAA
- the nuoN gene encoding NADH-quinone oxidoreductase subunit NuoN: protein MTSLDFSTILPEVVLAGYALAALMAGAYLGKDKLARTLLWATVAAFLIVAAMVGLGNHTDGTAFYGMFVDDSFSRFAKVVTLVAAAGVLAMSADYMQRLNMLRFEFPIIVALSVLGMMFMVSAGDLLTLYMGLELQSLALYVIAAMRRDSGRSAEAGLKYFVLGSLSSGLLLYGASLVYGFAGTTGFAGIIQAIEGGHLSLGVLFGLVFLLVGLSFKVSAVPFHMWTPDVYEGSPTPVTAFFATAPKVAAMALIARLVFDAFGHVIGDWSQIIAALAVMSMFLGSIAGIGQTNIKRLMAYSSIAHMGFALVGLAAGTAIGVQNMLLYMTIYTVMNIGTFAFILSMERDGTPVTDLTSLNRFAWTDPVKGLAMLVLMFSLAGVPPTLGFFAKFGVLTAAVDAGMGWLALLGVVASVIGAFYYLRIVYYMYFGAEADGMTSRMSAVQYLALMVPALVMVVGAISMFGVDAAAGRAAETLVGPVAVAEQPAEPVQGE, encoded by the coding sequence ATGACCTCGCTCGATTTCTCGACCATTCTGCCCGAGGTGGTGCTGGCGGGCTACGCCCTGGCCGCCCTGATGGCGGGGGCCTATCTCGGCAAGGACAAGCTGGCCCGGACGCTGCTCTGGGCCACGGTGGCGGCCTTCCTGATCGTCGCGGCCATGGTGGGCCTTGGCAATCATACCGATGGGACCGCCTTCTACGGCATGTTCGTCGACGACAGCTTTTCGCGTTTCGCCAAGGTTGTGACTCTGGTCGCCGCCGCCGGCGTGCTGGCGATGAGTGCCGATTACATGCAGCGCCTCAACATGCTGCGCTTTGAATTCCCGATCATCGTCGCGCTGTCAGTGCTGGGCATGATGTTCATGGTCTCGGCAGGCGACCTGCTGACGCTTTACATGGGGTTGGAGCTGCAATCGCTGGCGCTTTACGTCATCGCCGCCATGCGTCGCGACTCGGGGCGCTCGGCCGAGGCCGGCTTGAAGTATTTCGTGCTCGGCTCGCTTTCGTCGGGCCTGCTGCTCTATGGCGCCTCGTTGGTCTATGGCTTTGCCGGCACCACCGGATTTGCGGGGATCATCCAAGCCATCGAAGGAGGGCACTTGTCGCTGGGCGTGCTGTTCGGGCTGGTGTTCCTGCTGGTCGGTCTCAGCTTCAAAGTCTCGGCCGTGCCCTTCCACATGTGGACGCCCGACGTCTACGAAGGTTCGCCGACGCCGGTCACCGCTTTCTTTGCCACCGCACCCAAGGTCGCGGCCATGGCGCTGATTGCCCGGCTGGTCTTTGACGCCTTCGGCCATGTGATCGGCGACTGGAGCCAGATCATTGCCGCGCTGGCGGTCATGTCCATGTTCCTTGGCTCGATCGCCGGGATCGGCCAGACCAACATCAAGCGGCTGATGGCCTATTCCTCGATTGCGCATATGGGCTTTGCGCTGGTCGGTCTTGCCGCGGGCACTGCTATCGGCGTGCAGAACATGCTGCTTTACATGACCATCTATACGGTGATGAACATCGGCACCTTCGCCTTCATCCTGTCGATGGAGCGTGACGGCACGCCGGTGACCGACCTGACCTCGCTAAATCGTTTCGCTTGGACCGATCCGGTCAAGGGGCTGGCGATGCTGGTGCTGATGTTCAGCCTTGCGGGTGTGCCGCCGACACTGGGTTTCTTTGCGAAGTTCGGCGTCCTGACCGCGGCGGTTGATGCCGGCATGGGTTGGTTGGCGCTGCTGGGCGTCGTCGCCTCGGTCATCGGTGCCTTCTACTATCTGCGTATCGTCTATTACATGTATTTCGGCGCCGAGGCCGACGGCATGACCAGCCGGATGAGCGCGGTGCAATATCTGGCACTGATGGTGCCGGCACTGGTCATGGTGGTGGGTGCGATCAGCATGTTCGGCGTGGATGCGGCTGCTGGCCGCGCGGCAGAAACCCTGGTCGGGCCGGTCGCCGTTGCGGAGCAACCCGCCGAGCCCGTGCAAGGTGAGTGA
- a CDS encoding carboxymuconolactone decarboxylase family protein: protein MTDAFTKLFAQMMASGQEMARAFNPGLEHFDMRAMEKLVPTIPADMLEMWFGKTFNREGLDAKTRLLLTIGAITVQGALAEPQLRLTIRQALAAGATKREIAETIFQMSMFGGLPAMQKALEIAQSVYAEEDEE, encoded by the coding sequence ATGACCGACGCGTTCACCAAGCTTTTCGCACAGATGATGGCCTCGGGCCAGGAAATGGCGCGCGCCTTCAACCCGGGGCTCGAACATTTCGACATGCGCGCCATGGAAAAGCTGGTGCCGACGATTCCTGCCGACATGCTGGAAATGTGGTTCGGCAAGACTTTCAACCGCGAGGGGCTGGACGCCAAGACACGTCTGCTTCTTACCATTGGCGCGATCACCGTTCAGGGCGCGCTGGCCGAACCGCAGTTGCGACTGACCATTCGTCAGGCGCTGGCGGCCGGCGCCACCAAACGCGAGATCGCCGAGACGATCTTTCAGATGAGCATGTTCGGCGGGCTGCCCGCGATGCAGAAGGCGCTGGAAATCGCCCAAAGCGTCTATGCCGAGGAGGACGAGGAATGA
- a CDS encoding NADH-quinone oxidoreductase subunit J has product MMTFAFYLFAISACVAGFMVVIGRNPVHSVLWLILAFFSAAGLFVLQGAEFVAMLLVVVYVGAVAVLFLFVVMMLDVDFAELKGELARSLPLALLIGIVLLAQLGIVFSGWAPSEIAESLRAVPVDPAVENTVALGMVLYDRYLLMFQLAGLVLLVAMIGAIVLTMRHRRDIKRQNVLEQMWRDPAKTMEMKDVKPGQGL; this is encoded by the coding sequence ATGATGACCTTCGCTTTCTACCTGTTCGCGATCAGCGCCTGCGTCGCGGGCTTCATGGTCGTGATCGGCCGCAACCCGGTGCATTCGGTGCTGTGGCTTATCCTCGCCTTCTTCTCGGCGGCCGGGCTTTTCGTGCTTCAGGGCGCGGAATTCGTCGCCATGCTGCTGGTCGTGGTCTACGTCGGCGCCGTGGCGGTGCTGTTCCTGTTCGTGGTCATGATGCTCGACGTTGACTTCGCCGAGTTGAAGGGCGAGTTGGCGCGCTCTCTGCCCTTGGCATTGCTGATCGGCATCGTGCTGCTGGCGCAGTTGGGCATCGTCTTCTCGGGTTGGGCGCCTTCGGAAATTGCCGAGAGCCTGCGGGCCGTGCCGGTGGATCCGGCGGTTGAGAACACGGTCGCATTGGGCATGGTGCTTTATGATCGCTATCTGCTGATGTTCCAGCTTGCCGGTCTGGTGCTGCTGGTGGCGATGATCGGGGCGATCGTGCTGACCATGCGCCACCGCAGGGACATCAAGCGCCAAAATGTGCTGGAGCAGATGTGGCGCGACCCGGCCAAGACGATGGAAATGAAAGACGTGAAGCCGGGACAGGGCCTTTAG
- a CDS encoding biotin--[acetyl-CoA-carboxylase] ligase translates to MSDTWPEGVARHILARTDSTNAEALRLAPGLSGPAWILAREQFAGRGRRGREWVMPAGNFAATLITRPQGGALAAAQLSFVAALALYDALGLACGPSARLAIKWPNDVLLNGGKVAGILLESSGSGPGVQAVAIGIGVNLAAAPDAGALAAGAVPPVSVRGECGHVIAPEEFLDLLAPAFARWQAQLDTYGFAPIRNAWLARAARLGEPIVARTGTTESHGIFEGIDDSGALILRGPAGRQIIPAAEVYFGG, encoded by the coding sequence GTGAGTGATACCTGGCCCGAAGGTGTGGCCCGTCATATCCTGGCCCGCACCGACAGTACCAATGCCGAGGCGCTGAGGCTGGCGCCCGGTCTTTCTGGTCCAGCCTGGATCCTGGCCCGCGAGCAATTCGCGGGCCGTGGTCGTCGCGGGCGCGAATGGGTCATGCCGGCCGGCAACTTTGCCGCCACGCTGATTACCCGACCGCAGGGCGGCGCATTGGCGGCCGCGCAACTATCCTTTGTCGCAGCGCTGGCGCTTTACGACGCGCTTGGCCTTGCCTGCGGACCCTCAGCCCGGCTTGCGATCAAATGGCCAAATGACGTGCTGCTGAACGGCGGCAAGGTGGCGGGGATTTTGCTGGAAAGCTCGGGTTCGGGTCCGGGGGTACAGGCTGTCGCGATCGGCATCGGGGTGAACCTGGCCGCTGCGCCCGATGCGGGCGCGCTGGCGGCGGGGGCGGTTCCGCCGGTATCGGTCCGGGGTGAATGCGGCCATGTCATCGCTCCCGAGGAGTTTCTGGACCTGTTGGCGCCCGCCTTTGCCCGCTGGCAGGCGCAACTGGATACCTATGGCTTCGCGCCGATCCGCAACGCGTGGCTGGCCCGCGCCGCCCGGCTGGGCGAGCCTATCGTCGCCCGCACGGGCACGACCGAAAGTCACGGCATATTCGAGGGTATAGACGATTCCGGCGCACTGATCCTGCGCGGCCCGGCGGGGCGCCAGATCATTCCCGCCGCCGAAGTCTATTTCGGAGGCTAG
- the nuoI gene encoding NADH-quinone oxidoreductase subunit NuoI, with the protein MAFDFARATKYFLMWDFIKGFGLGMRYFVSPKPTLNYPHEKGPLSPRFRGEHALRRYPNGEERCIACKLCEAICPAQAITIDAEPREDGSRRTTRYDIDMTKCIYCGFCQEACPVDAIVEGPNFEYATETREELFYDKQKLLANGERWEAEIARNLQMDAPYR; encoded by the coding sequence ATGGCCTTCGATTTCGCCCGTGCCACCAAGTATTTCCTGATGTGGGATTTCATAAAGGGCTTCGGTCTGGGGATGCGCTATTTCGTGTCGCCCAAACCGACGCTGAACTACCCGCATGAAAAGGGCCCGCTGTCGCCGCGTTTCCGCGGAGAGCATGCGCTGCGCCGTTATCCCAACGGCGAGGAACGCTGCATCGCCTGCAAGCTGTGCGAGGCAATCTGCCCGGCCCAGGCCATCACCATCGACGCCGAACCGCGCGAGGACGGCAGCCGCCGCACTACGCGCTACGACATCGACATGACGAAATGCATCTATTGCGGCTTCTGCCAAGAGGCGTGCCCGGTCGATGCCATCGTCGAGGGGCCGAATTTCGAATATGCCACCGAGACCCGCGAAGAGCTGTTCTATGACAAGCAGAAACTGCTTGCGAACGGCGAACGCTGGGAGGCCGAGATTGCCCGCAACCTGCAAATGGATGCGCCCTACAGATGA
- a CDS encoding ribonuclease J gives MAERLIYLPLGGAGEIGMNAYVYGYGEPGRERLIVVDLGVTFGDMDSSPGIDLIMADVAWLEQNRDRIDAIFITHGHEDHVGALGLLWPKLQKPVHCRRFTAALARLKLEEAGQPVDQIHVHAPRPDVVTVGAFQVQFVPVSHSIPESSALIIDTPAGRIVHTGDFKLDGTPVVGEPFDPILWHEIANEGQGVKVLTCDSTNVFSPHPGRSEAVLANPILDFVMAQKQMVVATTFASNIARLRTLAEAGIAAGRKVCLLGRAMRRMVTVATEAGILDRFPAVIGPEEASELPRDKVMLLVTGSQGERRAASAQLSRGRYLGLQLKEGDSFLFSSRTIPGNERGVIRIMNALSEMGVDLYDADDGVYHVSGHANRPDIEAVHDLLKPQIVIPMHGEHMHLRAHAKLAEARGISSVVATNGTMLDLSGPVPRVVDQIDTGRLYLDGNVLIGAMDGVVRDRIRMSLNGQAMVSVIIDEEDTPLPDAWVELSGLPELGRAGVPLATNIESALAEFLERADDRTVMNDDRLEEAIRKITRQVSMEEIGKKPEVTVVISRLAAE, from the coding sequence ATGGCTGAGCGCCTGATATATTTGCCGTTGGGCGGCGCGGGCGAAATCGGCATGAACGCCTATGTCTATGGCTATGGTGAGCCGGGACGAGAACGGCTGATCGTCGTTGATCTTGGCGTCACCTTCGGCGACATGGATTCCTCGCCGGGTATCGACCTGATCATGGCGGATGTCGCCTGGCTGGAACAGAACCGCGACCGCATCGACGCCATCTTCATCACCCACGGGCATGAAGATCATGTCGGTGCCCTAGGCCTGCTTTGGCCCAAGCTGCAAAAACCGGTGCATTGCCGCCGCTTTACCGCCGCGCTGGCGCGGTTGAAGCTGGAAGAGGCCGGACAGCCCGTCGACCAGATCCATGTCCACGCACCGCGCCCCGATGTGGTGACGGTGGGCGCCTTTCAGGTGCAGTTCGTCCCGGTCAGCCACTCGATCCCCGAAAGCTCGGCGCTGATCATCGACACTCCGGCCGGGCGGATCGTGCATACCGGCGATTTCAAGCTGGATGGAACCCCGGTGGTGGGCGAACCCTTCGACCCGATCCTGTGGCACGAGATCGCCAATGAAGGGCAGGGGGTCAAGGTGCTGACCTGCGATTCCACCAATGTGTTTTCGCCCCATCCCGGCCGGTCCGAGGCGGTGTTGGCCAATCCGATTCTGGATTTCGTCATGGCGCAAAAGCAGATGGTGGTGGCGACGACCTTCGCCAGCAACATTGCCCGGCTGCGCACGCTGGCCGAGGCGGGTATCGCGGCGGGTCGCAAGGTCTGCCTGCTGGGCCGCGCCATGCGCCGCATGGTGACGGTGGCGACCGAGGCGGGCATTCTGGATCGTTTTCCCGCAGTGATCGGCCCTGAAGAGGCTTCGGAACTGCCGCGGGACAAGGTGATGCTGCTCGTCACCGGTAGCCAGGGCGAGCGTCGGGCCGCCAGTGCCCAACTGTCGCGCGGCCGCTATCTGGGTCTGCAGTTGAAAGAGGGCGACAGCTTTCTGTTCAGCTCGCGCACCATTCCGGGCAATGAGCGTGGCGTGATCCGCATCATGAACGCGCTGTCGGAAATGGGCGTCGACCTTTATGATGCCGACGACGGGGTCTATCACGTCTCGGGCCATGCGAACCGCCCGGACATCGAGGCGGTGCACGACCTGCTGAAGCCCCAGATCGTCATCCCGATGCATGGCGAACATATGCACCTGCGCGCACATGCCAAACTGGCTGAGGCGCGCGGTATCTCCTCGGTGGTGGCGACTAATGGCACCATGCTGGACCTGTCGGGCCCGGTGCCGCGGGTGGTTGATCAGATCGATACGGGACGGCTTTATCTGGACGGCAACGTGCTGATCGGCGCCATGGACGGTGTGGTGCGCGACCGCATTCGCATGTCGCTGAACGGTCAGGCCATGGTTTCGGTGATCATAGACGAGGAGGACACCCCCTTGCCCGATGCCTGGGTCGAGTTGTCCGGTCTGCCCGAACTGGGCCGCGCCGGCGTGCCCTTGGCCACCAATATCGAGTCGGCACTGGCCGAATTCCTGGAACGCGCCGATGATCGAACGGTCATGAACGACGACCGGCTGGAAGAGGCGATCCGCAAGATCACCCGTCAGGTCTCAATGGAGGAAATCGGCAAGAAGCCCGAAGTGACGGTGGTGATTTCGCGCCTTGCCGCCGAGTGA
- the nuoL gene encoding NADH-quinone oxidoreductase subunit L, with the protein MEKFVLFAPLIASLIAGLGWRAIGEKAAQYLTTGVLFLCCLVSWYLLLSFDGVPRHIPVVDWIVTGDFHAEWAIRLDRLTAIMLIVVTTVSALVHMYSLGYMAHDDNWTHDEHYKARFFAYLSFFTFAMLMLVTADNLLQMFFGWEGVGVASYLLIGFYYKKASANAAAMKAFIVNRVGDFGFLLGIFGLYWMTGSVQFDEIFRQVPELAQTNMHFLWREWNAANLLGFLLFIGAMGKSAQLLLHTWLPDAMEGPTPVSALIHAATMVTAGVFLVCRMSPLYEFAPDAKNFIVIIGATTAFFAATVGLVQNDIKRVIAYSTCSQLGYMFVAAGVGVYSVAMFHLLTHAFFKAMLFLGAGSVIHAMHHEQDMRNYGGLRKKIPLTFWAMMIGTFAITGVGIPLTHIGFAGFLSKDAIIESAWAGSNYAFWMLVIAACFTSFYSWRLIFLTFYGKPRGDHHAHDHAHESPPVMTIPLGILAIGAIFAGMVWYGPFFGDHNKFTSYFHIAGAHEVVEGEAAVEHATAEAPVATTDQVAADAADGGEAAAEAEHAAVAAPVGGAIYIHPDNHIMDEAHHAPAWVKVSPFVAMLLGLITAWIFYIANPSLPGRLAAVQPALYRFLLNKWYFDELYDFIFVRPAKWLGCVLWKGGDGAIIDGTINGVALGLIPRLTRAAGRVQTGYLFHYAFAMVLGIVGLLIWVMMRGAH; encoded by the coding sequence ATGGAAAAATTCGTCCTATTCGCGCCGCTCATCGCGTCGCTGATCGCCGGCCTTGGCTGGCGCGCGATCGGCGAGAAAGCCGCGCAATACCTGACTACAGGCGTTCTGTTCCTGTGCTGTCTGGTCAGTTGGTATCTGCTGCTGTCCTTTGACGGCGTGCCGCGGCATATTCCGGTCGTGGACTGGATCGTCACTGGCGATTTCCACGCTGAATGGGCCATTCGACTGGACCGGCTGACGGCGATCATGCTGATCGTGGTGACTACCGTGTCGGCGCTCGTGCATATGTATTCACTGGGCTACATGGCCCATGACGACAACTGGACGCATGACGAGCATTACAAGGCACGGTTCTTTGCCTATCTGTCGTTCTTCACCTTCGCCATGTTGATGCTGGTGACGGCGGACAACCTGCTGCAGATGTTCTTCGGCTGGGAAGGCGTGGGCGTCGCCTCTTATCTGCTGATCGGTTTTTACTACAAGAAAGCCAGCGCCAACGCCGCAGCGATGAAGGCTTTCATCGTCAACCGCGTTGGAGATTTCGGCTTCCTTCTGGGTATTTTCGGTCTCTATTGGATGACCGGCTCGGTCCAGTTCGACGAGATTTTCCGTCAGGTGCCGGAACTGGCGCAGACCAACATGCACTTCCTGTGGCGCGAGTGGAACGCGGCAAACCTGCTGGGCTTCTTGCTGTTCATCGGAGCCATGGGCAAATCGGCGCAGCTTCTGCTGCACACCTGGTTGCCGGACGCGATGGAGGGTCCGACCCCGGTGTCGGCGCTGATCCATGCCGCAACCATGGTGACGGCAGGGGTGTTTCTGGTCTGCCGCATGTCGCCGCTTTACGAATTTGCGCCGGATGCGAAGAACTTCATCGTCATTATCGGTGCGACCACCGCCTTCTTCGCCGCGACCGTGGGTCTGGTGCAGAACGATATCAAGCGGGTCATCGCCTATTCGACCTGTTCGCAGCTTGGCTATATGTTCGTGGCAGCGGGCGTCGGCGTCTATTCGGTGGCCATGTTCCACCTGCTGACCCACGCTTTTTTCAAAGCCATGCTCTTCCTGGGCGCCGGTTCGGTAATCCATGCCATGCACCATGAGCAGGACATGCGGAACTATGGCGGGCTGCGCAAGAAAATCCCCCTGACCTTCTGGGCGATGATGATCGGCACCTTTGCCATCACCGGCGTCGGCATTCCGCTGACCCATATCGGCTTCGCGGGCTTCCTGTCCAAGGACGCGATCATCGAAAGCGCATGGGCCGGCAGCAACTATGCCTTCTGGATGCTGGTCATCGCGGCCTGCTTCACCAGCTTCTATTCCTGGCGGTTGATCTTCCTGACATTCTACGGCAAGCCGCGCGGCGATCATCATGCCCATGACCATGCGCATGAAAGCCCGCCGGTCATGACCATCCCGCTGGGCATTCTGGCCATCGGCGCGATCTTTGCGGGTATGGTGTGGTACGGCCCCTTCTTCGGCGACCACAATAAGTTCACCAGCTATTTCCACATCGCTGGGGCGCATGAGGTGGTCGAGGGCGAGGCTGCGGTGGAACACGCCACGGCCGAGGCCCCGGTAGCCACGACCGATCAGGTCGCAGCGGATGCCGCGGACGGGGGCGAAGCGGCGGCCGAGGCCGAGCACGCAGCAGTTGCCGCGCCGGTCGGTGGTGCGATCTATATCCATCCCGACAACCACATCATGGACGAAGCGCACCACGCACCGGCTTGGGTCAAAGTGTCGCCCTTCGTCGCCATGTTGCTGGGGTTGATCACCGCGTGGATCTTTTATATCGCCAACCCCTCTCTGCCGGGGCGGCTGGCTGCGGTGCAACCGGCGCTCTATCGGTTCCTGCTGAACAAATGGTACTTCGACGAGCTTTACGACTTCATTTTTGTCCGGCCCGCGAAATGGCTTGGCTGTGTCCTGTGGAAGGGCGGCGACGGAGCCATCATCGACGGCACCATCAACGGGGTGGCTCTGGGATTGATCCCGCGGCTGACCCGCGCGGCGGGCCGGGTGCAAACGGGCTATCTGTTCCACTACGCCTTCGCGATGGTTCTGGGCATCGTGGGCTTGCTGATCTGGGTGATGATGCGAGGCGCGCACTGA
- a CDS encoding NADH-quinone oxidoreductase subunit M: protein MTNLLSIITFLPIVAAIIMALFLRGQDEAATRNAKWLALLTTTATFVISLFVLFRFDPANTGFQFVEDHAWIMGLRYKMGVDGISVLFVLLTTFMMPLTILSTWNVEVKVKEYMIAFLVLEGLMIGVFTALDLVLFYLFFEAGLIPMFLIIGIWGGKDRIYASFKFFLYTFLGSVLMLVAMIAMYSMAGTTDIPTLLQFEFPSESFRLLGMTVMGGMQMLLFLAFFASFAVKMPMWPVHTWLPDAHVQAPTAGSVLLAAVLLKMGGYGFLRFSLPMFPVASGIMQPVVFWLSAIAVVYTSLVALAQSDMKKVIAYSSVAHMGYVTMGIFAANQIGVDGAIFQMLSHGFISGALFLCVGVIYDRMHTREIDAYGGLVNRMPAYAAVFMFFTMANVGLPGTSGFVGEFLTLMGVFRVNTWVALVATSGVILSAAYALWLYRRVTLGQLIKESLKSITDMTPRERWVFIPLIAMTLILGVYPRLVTDVTGPAVSALIQDYNQSQPAAPVATAQASH from the coding sequence ATGACGAACCTTCTTTCCATCATCACCTTCCTGCCGATCGTCGCCGCAATCATCATGGCGCTGTTTCTGCGCGGCCAGGACGAGGCTGCGACGCGCAATGCCAAATGGCTGGCGCTGCTGACCACCACCGCGACCTTCGTGATCTCGCTTTTTGTGCTGTTCCGCTTCGACCCGGCCAACACCGGCTTCCAATTCGTCGAGGATCACGCCTGGATCATGGGGCTGCGCTACAAGATGGGCGTGGACGGCATCTCGGTGCTGTTCGTGCTGCTGACCACCTTCATGATGCCGCTGACCATTCTCTCGACCTGGAATGTCGAGGTGAAAGTCAAGGAATACATGATCGCCTTTCTGGTGCTGGAAGGGCTGATGATCGGCGTGTTCACTGCGCTGGATCTGGTGCTGTTCTATTTGTTCTTCGAGGCGGGGCTGATCCCGATGTTCCTGATTATCGGGATCTGGGGCGGCAAGGACCGCATCTATGCCAGCTTCAAGTTCTTCCTCTACACCTTCCTCGGCTCGGTGCTGATGCTGGTGGCGATGATCGCCATGTACAGCATGGCGGGCACCACCGATATCCCGACGCTGTTGCAGTTCGAATTCCCCTCGGAAAGCTTCCGGCTGCTGGGCATGACGGTCATGGGTGGCATGCAGATGCTGCTGTTCCTGGCCTTCTTTGCCAGTTTCGCGGTCAAGATGCCGATGTGGCCGGTCCATACCTGGTTGCCTGACGCGCACGTGCAGGCGCCGACCGCCGGTTCGGTCCTGCTGGCGGCCGTGTTGCTGAAGATGGGCGGCTACGGCTTCCTGCGCTTTTCGCTGCCGATGTTCCCGGTCGCATCGGGCATTATGCAGCCGGTGGTGTTCTGGCTGTCGGCCATCGCCGTCGTCTATACATCGCTGGTGGCGCTGGCGCAGTCGGATATGAAAAAGGTCATCGCCTATTCGTCGGTGGCTCACATGGGCTACGTCACCATGGGGATCTTCGCCGCGAACCAGATCGGCGTCGACGGCGCGATCTTCCAGATGCTGTCGCATGGCTTTATCTCGGGCGCGCTGTTCCTTTGCGTCGGCGTGATCTACGACCGTATGCACACGCGCGAGATCGACGCCTATGGCGGGTTGGTGAACCGGATGCCGGCTTATGCGGCGGTGTTCATGTTCTTTACCATGGCGAACGTGGGCCTTCCCGGCACCTCGGGCTTCGTGGGCGAGTTCCTTACGCTGATGGGCGTTTTCCGGGTCAATACCTGGGTGGCGCTGGTCGCGACCTCGGGCGTGATCCTGTCGGCGGCCTATGCGCTCTGGCTCTATCGTCGGGTGACGCTGGGCCAGCTCATCAAGGAAAGCCTGAAGTCGATCACCGACATGACACCGCGTGAGCGTTGGGTGTTCATCCCACTGATCGCCATGACGCTGATCCTTGGCGTCTATCCGCGACTAGTCACCGATGTGACCGGTCCGGCGGTCTCCGCGCTTATCCAAGACTACAACCAGAGCCAGCCGGCGGCACCCGTCGCCACGGCCCAAGCCAGCCACTAG